The following nucleotide sequence is from Pangasianodon hypophthalmus isolate fPanHyp1 chromosome 8, fPanHyp1.pri, whole genome shotgun sequence.
AGTGAAAAACGTGAGGACTGCGTATCGGACTAACTCGTATAGCTTTCTTGGTATCATACTGAAACTGGAAAAATGTGATGCATCTTGCGTGCAACCCTGAAAGTTGACATCTTCACTCAAATGGGGTGGTAGCAAGCTGGTGCAGTGGATAGTGTTGCCCACTGCACccatcctgagcttgggttactgtcagtgaggagttttgcatgttctccgtGTCCTTATGGGtctcctctggtttcctctcacaaGCATGCTAGGTTAGTCTAAATTGTTCCAAAATGAAGCATCCCAGCCGAGGCATAGTACCacctcatgctcagtgttcccaggctATGCTCCGGATTCACCATTACCCTGACCCGGACAAAGCATTTAAAACACCAAGATGACCCAGAAGAGCACTAACCTATGTGTTAAggcaaatgtatttattaaagggAAATTTCCACAATAATGTTCATGTTTGTAATATTCTCCACTTGGAGGGCCACAGCAACATTAGGAAGAATATAGGATGCATGTTAAAGATAaatcatgtatttttaaatagaaaaggTAAAGGTACACATCCCAGAGAAGATGGTTCCCCTTGTCAggacaaaaatgtacatttatacaCTAAATGGTTACTGTACATGTGGACTCAGATATATCTTGTTAAATGTGGCATGTAAAATTTTTCATATGGTCCCTTTCAGGCAGTGTGTAGCAGGTATGGTTTGTTTAGTAAAACATGGTTACTAAGCAGACtctatttttactcattttacaaGACATCAggactgtattaaaaaaatcaacattgtctatattacataaaacacaagtatacagtatgttattgcATATCTTGTTTATAAAATGAGTCCTCAGTTAGGGATGCTCTCCAGTCCCATTGCAATGTCTCTCAGTTTAGGATCATTGATCCAGTTTACCCTGCTCGCAAGTATGATtccctgaaaaacaaaacacgacATTTTTAGGAAAATACCTGCTGGTTTGATACAGAACAAGTCATAGTGTTAAAGGGATAGTGTTTCTTTAGTATCTTTCATGCCATGGATGCAATCTGTTAATGTGGCAGTAGAAAAAAGTAGAGTATCAAAACAAACACGTACTCGCAGGACATTTTGAGAAATGGTAGCGATCTTTTTGTACTTCTGCAGGACTTCTTCCGCTCTTTCCATGGCCCGCTTCTGTGCCTCGCCCTGATTCTCCCCCATCTGTTTCAGCTCATTAATCTCCTGCATCTTGTTCTTAATGAGACCTTTCATCTCTGCGAATATACAGCACACACCAAGAATTCTCAATTCTGCTgtaaaacacagaacaggctTTCTGTGCTCAGTGTTCCAGCATTAAATGATTTATACAAGAcagttagctgtgtgtgggttttttttttttttttttttaaagcctcgTCTAGGATTAACATCTGAAGCATTTTATGCAGAAGGATCTAATTAATATGTACAGCAGAGGTGCATGCAGAAATGTAAGAAAGCAACAGTAGCAAGTACCAAGTCTCTCCTTCTGAATGTCTGTGATTTGGTCCTGAAGTTCTCGAGTTTCCTAAATCACGTggcacataaacaaataaaatacaatcattACTTCGACAgcaatttcattttcatattctcattaatgtaatgaattatttatacaatatatgattattttatggCATGGATTTTTGGCATTCTAAGCCTAACACTATTAAACTGTTAGTATAAAATTAGCATAGAATTTTTCAGTGTTACAGCACTATtactaacataaaaaaaaaaaaataaaacaatacctTTATAACCTTCATTGCCTTCTCACAGAGGTCTGCATTTTCATCAACAACTGCCTTCAATGACCTAAAagacattattcattatataaaaatgataatgctTTTATTATAATCAGAAACACCATGACACCATTCTGTcatcatcaaaataaaaaaattatttctgatCTTAGATATGGAACAGCTGCAGCATGTACTTTAAATTTTAACTAGAAAATTGTTACACAAGACTGACACAAGAATTTAATTTTATCCATTCAAATTCACTTACGCTGCCCCAGCATCATCCTGTATCAGTTTCTCAATGATGACGTTCCAAACCTGCATCCTAAAACACACAGTTTACCGCATTACACTTCCAATCTGATTTTAAATTCATACTGGCATTCAGAATCACAACAAACAGGAAAGTCGGAAGCAGGCAGTGTTACCTGTTTAGGGCAAGTGTCTTGTTGAAATGTGACGTTCTTGCCTgttctatttctttttcatatttggaCCTGTCGATGATGACATGAAGAGAATACATATAATTTCTACGCCATAGAAAAAGATGCTCATT
It contains:
- the cenph gene encoding centromere protein H isoform X2, with the translated sequence MDSEDPDPVAVNDHLPSSISPIHLLRMKDIMANQCFDMSIKVNMGKLKSSETLDAEADLSKYEKEIEQARTSHFNKTLALNRMQVWNVIIEKLIQDDAGAASLKAVVDENADLCEKAMKVIKETRELQDQITDIQKERLEMKGLIKNKMQEINELKQMGENQGEAQKRAMERAEEVLQKYKKIATISQNVLRGIILASRVNWINDPKLRDIAMGLESIPN
- the cenph gene encoding centromere protein H isoform X1, translating into MDSEDPDPVAVNDHLPSSISPIHLLRMKDIMANQCFDMSIKVNMAGKLKSSETLDAEADLSKYEKEIEQARTSHFNKTLALNRMQVWNVIIEKLIQDDAGAASLKAVVDENADLCEKAMKVIKETRELQDQITDIQKERLEMKGLIKNKMQEINELKQMGENQGEAQKRAMERAEEVLQKYKKIATISQNVLRGIILASRVNWINDPKLRDIAMGLESIPN